A window from Gasterosteus aculeatus chromosome 14, fGasAcu3.hap1.1, whole genome shotgun sequence encodes these proteins:
- the kdm2bb gene encoding lysine (K)-specific demethylase 2Bb isoform X10 gives MAQAVETCAAPGRRLRSICRRLYDENEDLSDVEEITNIRGFSVEEKLVSDSYSATFVHFMEGKDFSYEYVQRDALRTPLIFKEKEGLGLRMPDPEFTVSEIKGLVGSRRSVDVMDVSTQKGSEMSMSQFARYYETPEEERDKLFNVISLEFSHTKLESLIKRPTVVDQVDWVDNMWPPDLKQSQTEATNVISDMKYPKVQRVLHTVGVIHLMYCLMSVKGCYTDFHIDFGGTSVWYHVFKGQKVFWLVPPTPHNLALYEDWVLSGKQSDLFLGDRADGCQRVGLEQGYTFFIPSGWIHAVYTPVDTLVFGGNILHSFNIPMQLTIHEIENRTKVHSKFRFPFYFEICWYVLERYLHCLTKRSYFSQELHKEPVLTDYETKGNTQSPSSDTRSRDTNEDSCDTRVREGQGDKPEKAAQEGPCCPDSQRSQHLKAVLSVHSEDSCNPDSAPLESPQTPSDSSGSEATNKWMHLTEFELSGLRKLVEKLELLPENKKCVPEGIENPQALLENMKVVLKEHADDDPKLAITGVPVVYWSTQMKPRPPNRPKPKMAASPASAVKLSAGRGTSGARRRRTRCRKCEACLRTECGECHFCKDMKKFGGPGRMKQSCIMRQCIAVKDSNGVVNDELPNCWECPKCNHAGKTGKQKRGPGFKYASNLPGSLLKEPRLNRDSKEDPDPPLLATATVNALTAASAVKRKAEREEIPKAREEEPAKKRPPLLSLDAVLRPRPEENPLRKKRKLFDTHDEPVMVKKKKKLLKPDDPLTLKLLRQIKTENDQGDEEDDLEDHKEDGFPLGRVYLKGKDEYDEEDQAQDNEGRGEKTVKKERDSSGAEDKATVLLSPLLRTSAARDGEQSSSSPTAAPSSDSGDAEERSSKLKARHQRRRLPSRELSKEFNREIPKTEECLPDQNHGSVKAEEGSANHNRRPLKNEDPVTNQDRKPLKTEESPADQSRRALKTEEGSGNHNRRPLKTEDGAANQNHRPVKTEPEGEVEDQKPRWPLSSNGSGALGDWLRPRVREADEAPRGFSPPGWNRSAPIAPAAWPRPLPCRSPPKCVQMERHVIRPPPISPPPDRLPLADGEAHAMRREMWMTVFGHLAHRDLCVCMRVCRTWNRWCCDKRLWKRVNLNRCKSITPLMLSGIIRRQPVALDLSWTNISKKQLGWLVNRLPGLRVLLLSGCSWVAVSALCTSSCPLLRTLDVQWVEGLKDAQMRDLLSPPTDNRPGQLDNRSKLRNVEELRLAGLDITDTSLRLIIRYMPSLSKLDLSYCNHVTDQSVNVLTAAGTTTRDSLTDINLSVCNRVTDQSLTYFKRCGSVCHIDLRYCKQVSKEGCDRFIAEMSVSVQFELIEEKLLQKIS, from the exons ATGGCCCAGGCCGTGGAAACGTGCGCTGCACCCGGACGCAGGCTG CGCTCCATCTGCCGAAGGTTGTACGACGAAAACGAGGATCTGTCCGACGTTGAAGAAATTACAAACATCCGAGGTTTCAGTGTGGAGGAGAAGCTCGTCAGTGACAGTTACAGCGCCACGTTTGTGCACTTCATGGAGGGTAAAG ACTTCTCTTATGAATATGTGCAGAGGGATGCTCTCAGGACCCCACTCATCttcaaagagaaagagggactCGGGCTCAG AATGCCCGATCCAGAATTCACAGTCAGTGAAATTAAGGGCTTAGTTG GGAGTCGCCGGTCCGTGGATGTTATGGATGTGAGCACTCAGAAAGGCTCTGAAATGAGCATGTCTCAGTTTGCCCGTTATTACGAGACACCGGAGGAAGAGCGGGACAAACTGTTCAACGTCATCAGCTTGGAGTTCAGCCACACTAAACTGGAGAGTCTCATCAAGCGTCCCACAGTG GTAGATCAAGTTGACTGGGTGGACAACATGTGGCCTCCTGATCTGAAGCAAAGCCAAACAGAAGCCACCAATGTAATCTCAGACATGAAGTACCCAAAAGTGCAAAG AGTGCTGCATACAGTCGGTGTTATCCATCTCAT GTACTGTTTGATGAGCGTGAAGGGCTGCTACACAGACTTCCACATCGACTTTGGTGGAACCTCCGTCTGGTATCATGTATTCAAGGGTCAGAAA GTGTTTTGGCTCGTGCCTCCGACCCCCCATAACCTCGCCCTCTACGAGGACTGGGTCCTGTCAGGCAAGCAGAGTGATCTCTTCCTGGGAGACCGAGCCGACGGATGCCAGAGAGTGGGACTTGAGCAGGGATACACGTTCTTCATCCCATCGG GCTGGATTCATGCCGTCTACACTCCAGTGGACACTCTGGTATTTGGAGGCAATATTCTGCACAGCTTCAACATTCCTATGCAGCTTACCATCCATGAGATAGAGAATAGGACCAAG GTCCATTCCAAGTTCCGTTTCCCCTTCTACTTTGAGATATGCTGGTATGTCCTGGAGAGATACCTGCACTGCCTCACCAAGCGCTCGTACTTCTCCCAGGAGCTCCACAAAGAGCCGGTGCTGACGG ACTATGAGACAAAGGGAAACACACAGAGCCCGTCCTCCGACACCAGGAGCCGGGACACGAACGAGGACTCGTGTGATACCCGAGTCAGGGAGGGTCAGGGGGACAAACCAGAGAAGGCTGCCCAGGAGGGCCCCTGCTGTCCTGACAGCCAGAGGAGCCAGCACCTCAAGGCTGTTCTCTCCGTCCACTCCGAGGACAGCTGTAATCCCGACTCCGCCCCTCTGGAGTCCCCGCAGACGCCCTCGGACTCTTCGGGCTCGGAGGCAACAAATAAATGGATGCATTTGACCGAGTTCGAGCTGAGCGGACTCAGGAAGCTGGTTGAGAAGCTGGAGTTGCTCcctgaaaacaaaaaatgtgttcCCGAGGGAATAGAGAACCCCCAAGCGCTGCTGGAAAACATGAAG gtTGTCTTAAAAGAACACGCTGATGACGACCCCAAGTTAGCAATCACTGGAGTTCCTGTGGTCTACTGGTCAACACAAATGAAG CCGCGGCCTCCAAACCGGCCTAAACCTAAGATGGCAGCTTCTCCTGCATCAGCAGTCAAGCTGTCGGCCGGCCGGGGAACATCTGGtgccaggaggagaaggacgcgCTGCCGGAAGTGTGAAGCGTGCCTGCGGACGGAGTGCGGAGAGTGCCACTTTTGCAAAGACATGAAGAAGTTTGGTGGGCCGGGCCGCATGAAGCAGTCCTGCATCATGAGGCAGTGCATCGCA GTGAAAGACTCAAACGGAGTAGTCAATGATGAATTGCCAAACTGCTGGGAGTGCCCAAAGTGTAATCATGCTGGGAAAACAGGAAAA CAAAAAAGGGGGCCAGGATTTAAGTATGCCTCAAACCTTCCCGGTTCGCTGCTGAAAGAACCGCGGCTAAACCGGGACTCAAAGGAGGATCCCGACCCGCCGTTGTTGGCCACAGCAACCGTCAACGCTTTGACCGCCGCGTCTGCCGTGAAGAGAAAAGCGGAGCGGGAGGAAATCCCTAAGGCGAGAGAGGAAGAACCGGCAAAGAAACGTCCTCCGCTGCTGTCCCTGGACGCTGTGCTCCGACCGAGGCCAGAGGAAAACCCACTACGGAAAAAGAGGAAGCTTTTCGACACCCATGATGAACCTGTAATGGTGAAAAAGAAG AAGAAGCTTTTAAAACCTGACGATCCTTTGACTCTCAAGCTGTTGCGTCAAATCAAGACGGAAAACGATCAGGGCGATGAAGAAGATGACCTGGAGGATCACAAAGAAGATGGATTCCCTTTGGGCAGGGTTTATTTAAAGGGTAAAGATGAATATGACGAAGAGGACCAAGCACAGGACAACGAGGGACGGGGAGAGAAGACagtgaaaaaagagagagacagcagcgGTGCAGAGGACAAAGCCACGGTCCTGTTAAGTCCACTGCTAAGAACATCTGCAGCCAGAGACGGCGAACAGTCCTCCAGCTCTCCCACAGCGGCACCGAGCAGCGACTCGGGAGACGCAGAGGAGAGGAGCTCCAAGCTGAAGGCTCGCCATCAGCGGCGACGTCTCCCCAGCAGAGAGCTGAGCAAGGAGTTCAACCGAGAGATCCCCAAGACGGAAGAGTGCCTCCCCGACCAAAACCACGGCTCGGTGAAGGCCGAGGAGggctcagccaatcacaatcgACGACCACTGAAGAACGAGGACCCCGTGACCAATCAGGACCGTAAGCCATTGAAAACGGAGGAGTCGCCCGCCGATCAGAGCCGCAGGGCCCTTAAAACGGAGGAGGGCTCGGGCAACCACAACAGACGCCCGCTGAAAACGGAGGACGGCGCGGCCAATCAGAACCACAGGCCCGTGAAAACCGAGCCCGAGGGCGAGGTGGAGGACCAGAAGCCCCGATGGCCTCTCAGCAGCAACGGCAGCGGCGCCCTGGGCGACTGGCTGCGACCCCGCGTGAGGGAGGCCGACGAGGCGCCGCGCGGCTTCTCGCCGCCGGGCTGGAACCGAAGCGCGCCAATCGCGCCCGCCGCGTGGCCCCGTCCGCTCCCCTGCCGGTCGCCGCCGAAATGCGTCCAGATGGAGCGCCACGTGATCCGGCCCCCGCCCATCAGCCCCCCGCCCGATCGGCTCCCGCTGGCCGACGGCGAGGCGCACGCCATGCGAAGGGAGATGTGGATGACGGTGTTCGGCCACCTGGCTCACAGGGACCTCTGCGTGTGCATGCGCGTCTGCAGGACCTGGAACAGATG GTGCTGCGACAAGAGGCTGTGGAAGCGCGTCAATCTGAACCGCTGCAAGTCCATAACGCCCCTCATGCTGAGCGGCATCATCCGGAGGCAGCCGGTGGCTCTGGACCTCAGCTGGACCAACATCTCCAAGAAGCAGCTCGGCTGGCTCGTCAACAGGCTGCCAG GTTTGCGTGTGCTGCTTTTGTCAGGCTGCTCCTGGGTGGCGGTctctgctctttgcacgtccaGCTGTCCTCTCCTGCGAACTCTGGACGTCCAGTGGGTCGAGGGACTGAAAGACGCCCAAATGAGGGACCTGCTGTCGCCTCCTACAGACAACAGGCCAG GTCAGCTGGACAACAGGAGCAAACTGCGTAACGTGGAGGAGCTGCGCCTGGCGGGCTTGGACATCACGGACACGTCTCTGCGCCTCATCATTCGCTACATGCCCTCGCTGTCCAAGCTGGACCTCAGCTACTGCAACCACGTCACCGACCAGTCCGTCAACGTGCTGACCGCGGCGGGGACGACCACCAGGGACTCGCTCACTGACATCAACCTGTCGG TCTGCAACCGGGTCACAGACCAGTCGCTGACCTACTTCAAGCGCTGCGGGAGCGTATGTCACATCGACCTGCGCTACTGCAAACAGGTGAGCAAGGAAGGATGCGACCGCTTCATCGCGGAAATGTCTGTCAGCGTGCAGTTTGAACTTATAGAagagaagctgctgcagaagaTCAGTTAG
- the kdm2bb gene encoding lysine (K)-specific demethylase 2Bb isoform X3: MAQAVETCAAPGRRLRSICRRLYDENEDLSDVEEITNIRGFSVEEKLVSDSYSATFVHFMEGKDFSYEYVQRDALRTPLIFKEKEGLGLRMPDPEFTVSEIKGLVGSRRSVDVMDVSTQKGSEMSMSQFARYYETPEEERDKLFNVISLEFSHTKLESLIKRPTVVDQVDWVDNMWPPDLKQSQTEATNVISDMKYPKVQRVLHTVGVIHLMYCLMSVKGCYTDFHIDFGGTSVWYHVFKGQKVFWLVPPTPHNLALYEDWVLSGKQSDLFLGDRADGCQRVGLEQGYTFFIPSGWIHAVYTPVDTLVFGGNILHSFNIPMQLTIHEIENRTKVHSKFRFPFYFEICWYVLERYLHCLTKRSYFSQELHKEPVLTDYETKGNTQSPSSDTRSRDTNEDSCDTRVREGQGDKPEKAAQEGPCCPDSQRSQHLKAVLSVHSEDSCNPDSAPLESPQTPSDSSGSEATNKWMHLTEFELSGLRKLVEKLELLPENKKCVPEGIENPQALLENMKVVLKEHADDDPKLAITGVPVVYWSTQMKPRPPNRPKPKMAASPASAVKLSAGRGTSGARRRRTRCRKCEACLRTECGECHFCKDMKKFGGPGRMKQSCIMRQCIAPVLPHTAVCLVCGEAGKEDTVEDEEEKFNLMLMECSICNEIVHPNCLKVKDSNGVVNDELPNCWECPKCNHAGKTGKQKRGPGFKYASNLPGSLLKEPRLNRDSKEDPDPPLLATATVNALTAASAVKRKAEREEIPKAREEEPAKKRPPLLSLDAVLRPRPEENPLRKKRKLFDTHDEPVMVKKKKKLLKPDDPLTLKLLRQIKTENDQGDEEDDLEDHKEDGFPLGRVYLKGKDEYDEEDQAQDNEGRGEKTVKKERDSSGAEDKATVLLSPLLRTSAARDGEQSSSSPTAAPSSDSGDAEERSSKLKARHQRRRLPSRELSKEFNREIPKTEECLPDQNHGSVKAEEGSANHNRRPLKNEDPVTNQDRKPLKTEESPADQSRRALKTEEGSGNHNRRPLKTEDGAANQNHRPVKTEPEGEVEDQKPRWPLSSNGSGALGDWLRPRVREADEAPRGFSPPGWNRSAPIAPAAWPRPLPCRSPPKCVQMERHVIRPPPISPPPDRLPLADGEAHAMRREMWMTVFGHLAHRDLCVCMRVCRTWNRWCCDKRLWKRVNLNRCKSITPLMLSGIIRRQPVALDLSWTNISKKQLGWLVNRLPGLRVLLLSGCSWVAVSALCTSSCPLLRTLDVQWVEGLKDAQMRDLLSPPTDNRPGQLDNRSKLRNVEELRLAGLDITDTSLRLIIRYMPSLSKLDLSYCNHVTDQSVNVLTAAGTTTRDSLTDINLSVCNRVTDQSLTYFKRCGSVCHIDLRYCKQVSKEGCDRFIAEMSVSVQFELIEEKLLQKIS, translated from the exons ATGGCCCAGGCCGTGGAAACGTGCGCTGCACCCGGACGCAGGCTG CGCTCCATCTGCCGAAGGTTGTACGACGAAAACGAGGATCTGTCCGACGTTGAAGAAATTACAAACATCCGAGGTTTCAGTGTGGAGGAGAAGCTCGTCAGTGACAGTTACAGCGCCACGTTTGTGCACTTCATGGAGGGTAAAG ACTTCTCTTATGAATATGTGCAGAGGGATGCTCTCAGGACCCCACTCATCttcaaagagaaagagggactCGGGCTCAG AATGCCCGATCCAGAATTCACAGTCAGTGAAATTAAGGGCTTAGTTG GGAGTCGCCGGTCCGTGGATGTTATGGATGTGAGCACTCAGAAAGGCTCTGAAATGAGCATGTCTCAGTTTGCCCGTTATTACGAGACACCGGAGGAAGAGCGGGACAAACTGTTCAACGTCATCAGCTTGGAGTTCAGCCACACTAAACTGGAGAGTCTCATCAAGCGTCCCACAGTG GTAGATCAAGTTGACTGGGTGGACAACATGTGGCCTCCTGATCTGAAGCAAAGCCAAACAGAAGCCACCAATGTAATCTCAGACATGAAGTACCCAAAAGTGCAAAG AGTGCTGCATACAGTCGGTGTTATCCATCTCAT GTACTGTTTGATGAGCGTGAAGGGCTGCTACACAGACTTCCACATCGACTTTGGTGGAACCTCCGTCTGGTATCATGTATTCAAGGGTCAGAAA GTGTTTTGGCTCGTGCCTCCGACCCCCCATAACCTCGCCCTCTACGAGGACTGGGTCCTGTCAGGCAAGCAGAGTGATCTCTTCCTGGGAGACCGAGCCGACGGATGCCAGAGAGTGGGACTTGAGCAGGGATACACGTTCTTCATCCCATCGG GCTGGATTCATGCCGTCTACACTCCAGTGGACACTCTGGTATTTGGAGGCAATATTCTGCACAGCTTCAACATTCCTATGCAGCTTACCATCCATGAGATAGAGAATAGGACCAAG GTCCATTCCAAGTTCCGTTTCCCCTTCTACTTTGAGATATGCTGGTATGTCCTGGAGAGATACCTGCACTGCCTCACCAAGCGCTCGTACTTCTCCCAGGAGCTCCACAAAGAGCCGGTGCTGACGG ACTATGAGACAAAGGGAAACACACAGAGCCCGTCCTCCGACACCAGGAGCCGGGACACGAACGAGGACTCGTGTGATACCCGAGTCAGGGAGGGTCAGGGGGACAAACCAGAGAAGGCTGCCCAGGAGGGCCCCTGCTGTCCTGACAGCCAGAGGAGCCAGCACCTCAAGGCTGTTCTCTCCGTCCACTCCGAGGACAGCTGTAATCCCGACTCCGCCCCTCTGGAGTCCCCGCAGACGCCCTCGGACTCTTCGGGCTCGGAGGCAACAAATAAATGGATGCATTTGACCGAGTTCGAGCTGAGCGGACTCAGGAAGCTGGTTGAGAAGCTGGAGTTGCTCcctgaaaacaaaaaatgtgttcCCGAGGGAATAGAGAACCCCCAAGCGCTGCTGGAAAACATGAAG gtTGTCTTAAAAGAACACGCTGATGACGACCCCAAGTTAGCAATCACTGGAGTTCCTGTGGTCTACTGGTCAACACAAATGAAG CCGCGGCCTCCAAACCGGCCTAAACCTAAGATGGCAGCTTCTCCTGCATCAGCAGTCAAGCTGTCGGCCGGCCGGGGAACATCTGGtgccaggaggagaaggacgcgCTGCCGGAAGTGTGAAGCGTGCCTGCGGACGGAGTGCGGAGAGTGCCACTTTTGCAAAGACATGAAGAAGTTTGGTGGGCCGGGCCGCATGAAGCAGTCCTGCATCATGAGGCAGTGCATCGCA CCCGTCCTGCCGCACACAGCGGTGTGTCTCGTCTGTGGAGAGGCAGGGAAAGAGGACAcagtggaggatgaggaggagaagttTAACCTTATGCTCATGGAGTGCTCCATCTGCAATGAGATTGTTCATCCTAACTGTCTAAAG GTGAAAGACTCAAACGGAGTAGTCAATGATGAATTGCCAAACTGCTGGGAGTGCCCAAAGTGTAATCATGCTGGGAAAACAGGAAAA CAAAAAAGGGGGCCAGGATTTAAGTATGCCTCAAACCTTCCCGGTTCGCTGCTGAAAGAACCGCGGCTAAACCGGGACTCAAAGGAGGATCCCGACCCGCCGTTGTTGGCCACAGCAACCGTCAACGCTTTGACCGCCGCGTCTGCCGTGAAGAGAAAAGCGGAGCGGGAGGAAATCCCTAAGGCGAGAGAGGAAGAACCGGCAAAGAAACGTCCTCCGCTGCTGTCCCTGGACGCTGTGCTCCGACCGAGGCCAGAGGAAAACCCACTACGGAAAAAGAGGAAGCTTTTCGACACCCATGATGAACCTGTAATGGTGAAAAAGAAG AAGAAGCTTTTAAAACCTGACGATCCTTTGACTCTCAAGCTGTTGCGTCAAATCAAGACGGAAAACGATCAGGGCGATGAAGAAGATGACCTGGAGGATCACAAAGAAGATGGATTCCCTTTGGGCAGGGTTTATTTAAAGGGTAAAGATGAATATGACGAAGAGGACCAAGCACAGGACAACGAGGGACGGGGAGAGAAGACagtgaaaaaagagagagacagcagcgGTGCAGAGGACAAAGCCACGGTCCTGTTAAGTCCACTGCTAAGAACATCTGCAGCCAGAGACGGCGAACAGTCCTCCAGCTCTCCCACAGCGGCACCGAGCAGCGACTCGGGAGACGCAGAGGAGAGGAGCTCCAAGCTGAAGGCTCGCCATCAGCGGCGACGTCTCCCCAGCAGAGAGCTGAGCAAGGAGTTCAACCGAGAGATCCCCAAGACGGAAGAGTGCCTCCCCGACCAAAACCACGGCTCGGTGAAGGCCGAGGAGggctcagccaatcacaatcgACGACCACTGAAGAACGAGGACCCCGTGACCAATCAGGACCGTAAGCCATTGAAAACGGAGGAGTCGCCCGCCGATCAGAGCCGCAGGGCCCTTAAAACGGAGGAGGGCTCGGGCAACCACAACAGACGCCCGCTGAAAACGGAGGACGGCGCGGCCAATCAGAACCACAGGCCCGTGAAAACCGAGCCCGAGGGCGAGGTGGAGGACCAGAAGCCCCGATGGCCTCTCAGCAGCAACGGCAGCGGCGCCCTGGGCGACTGGCTGCGACCCCGCGTGAGGGAGGCCGACGAGGCGCCGCGCGGCTTCTCGCCGCCGGGCTGGAACCGAAGCGCGCCAATCGCGCCCGCCGCGTGGCCCCGTCCGCTCCCCTGCCGGTCGCCGCCGAAATGCGTCCAGATGGAGCGCCACGTGATCCGGCCCCCGCCCATCAGCCCCCCGCCCGATCGGCTCCCGCTGGCCGACGGCGAGGCGCACGCCATGCGAAGGGAGATGTGGATGACGGTGTTCGGCCACCTGGCTCACAGGGACCTCTGCGTGTGCATGCGCGTCTGCAGGACCTGGAACAGATG GTGCTGCGACAAGAGGCTGTGGAAGCGCGTCAATCTGAACCGCTGCAAGTCCATAACGCCCCTCATGCTGAGCGGCATCATCCGGAGGCAGCCGGTGGCTCTGGACCTCAGCTGGACCAACATCTCCAAGAAGCAGCTCGGCTGGCTCGTCAACAGGCTGCCAG GTTTGCGTGTGCTGCTTTTGTCAGGCTGCTCCTGGGTGGCGGTctctgctctttgcacgtccaGCTGTCCTCTCCTGCGAACTCTGGACGTCCAGTGGGTCGAGGGACTGAAAGACGCCCAAATGAGGGACCTGCTGTCGCCTCCTACAGACAACAGGCCAG GTCAGCTGGACAACAGGAGCAAACTGCGTAACGTGGAGGAGCTGCGCCTGGCGGGCTTGGACATCACGGACACGTCTCTGCGCCTCATCATTCGCTACATGCCCTCGCTGTCCAAGCTGGACCTCAGCTACTGCAACCACGTCACCGACCAGTCCGTCAACGTGCTGACCGCGGCGGGGACGACCACCAGGGACTCGCTCACTGACATCAACCTGTCGG TCTGCAACCGGGTCACAGACCAGTCGCTGACCTACTTCAAGCGCTGCGGGAGCGTATGTCACATCGACCTGCGCTACTGCAAACAGGTGAGCAAGGAAGGATGCGACCGCTTCATCGCGGAAATGTCTGTCAGCGTGCAGTTTGAACTTATAGAagagaagctgctgcagaagaTCAGTTAG